The Chiroxiphia lanceolata isolate bChiLan1 chromosome 3, bChiLan1.pri, whole genome shotgun sequence DNA segment CCTGTACTTCCTCAGACCCTCCTCTAGCTCTCCAGGAGACCTGGTACCCCTAAACTCACCttatattcatagaatcatggaatggtttgcattggaagggacttttaagaccatcttgttccaactgcctgccatgggcagggacacctttcactatcccaggttgctccaagccccatccaacctgaccttggacacttccagggatggggcagccacagcatctctgggcaacctgtgccagggcctcaccactctcacagggaagaatttcttccttatatctagtctaaattTACCCTTTTtatcagtttaaagccattcccccttgtcctgtccctccagccccttgtccgaagtccctctccagctcttttggagcccctttaggcactggaagggccTCTCAGGTCCCGCATCTTGATGGTGCCACTGGTGCCACGGTTAATCCCACAAGGAATGTCAGCAATGCATCACCATTaacatttcctctttctcccctccccGCAGAGCACAAAGACAACGTTCCCTGGTGCCTGGCAGCGGGATGACAGCCATCCTGGAGCGGATCAGCACGCTGTCCCTCAGCGGGCAGCACCTCAGCCGGCTGCCCCGGCTGCTGGAGGATGGCTTGCCCAAGATGCCGTGCACGGTGAAGGAGTGTGAGGTGCCACAGCTGTTCCGCGAGCCCTACATCCACTCCGGGTACCGCCCCACCGGCCAGGACTGGCGCTACTACTTCCTCAGCCTCTTCCAGAAGCACAATGAGGTGGTCAATGTATGGACTCATCTGCTGGCGGCACTGGCCGTGCTGCTGAGGTTCAAGACGTTTGTGGAGGCTGAGCAGTTGCCCGTGGACGCGTGGTCCTTGCCTCTGCTCATCTTTGTCCTCTCCTCTGTCACCTACCTGACCTGCAGCCTCCTGGCCCACCTGCTGCAGTCCAAGTCGGAGCTGTACCACTACACCTTCTACTTTGTGGACTATGTTGGGGTCAGCATCTACCAGTATGGCAGTGCCCTGGCTCATTTCTACTACAGCTCCGACCAAGCCTGGTACGACAAGTTCTGGCTTTTCTTCCTGCCGGCAGCAGCTTTCTGTGGCTGGTTGTCCTGTGCCGGCTGCTGCTACGCCAAGTACCGGTACCGACGGCCTTACCCCATCATGAGGAAGATGTGCCAGGTGATCCCAGCCGGGCTTGCCTTCATCCTGGATATCAGTCCCGTGGCCCACCGGGTGGTTGTGTGTCACCTGGGGGGCTGTGAGGAAGATGCTGCTTGGTACCACACGTACCAGATACTGTTTTTCCTTATCAGCGCTTATTTCTTCTCCTGCCCCGTCCCTGAGAAGTACTTCCCTGGTTCCTGCGACATCGTTGGCCATGCCCACCAGATCTTCCACACCTTCCTGGCCATCTGCACCCTGTCACAGCTGGAGGCCATTCTTTTGGATTACAAGAACAGGCAGGAGATTTTCCTGAAGAGACACGGGCCTCTCACCGTTTATCTCTCCTGCATCTCTTTTTTTGGCTTGGTGGCTTGTAGTGCCATCACAGCTTACGTCCTGCGGCGCAGGATCAAGGCCAGCCTGGCTACAAAGGATTCCTGAGAGTCACAGATGTGATGGGCACCAGacaaaatcaacaaaaaggGGGCATAACATATTAGAGGCGCAGCTGTCTTATTTGCCTAACACGCTGTGACTAACGGGGACCCTGGACTCGGGTGGAGGGCTAGACACTTCATGCTGGATGCACTTTCACAGCAGGGATTACCTTTTGCCATCTGGGGAGGGGGGACGTGGAGTGTTTTAAGGCAGAACAAGTCATTGAACCAAGGATGCTGGAATAGGCAGAGGTTCCTTGTTCATTCTGGTGAAGCTGGGGGTGATACACTGCTCAGTGTCAGGGAGGGCAGCCTGAAGGCTGTGAGACTGTAGAAGAGTCTGCCAGGGCTCAGAACTCCATGAGGAACTCAGCTGGATGTGATGATCTCTCTGGGCTTTGCCATATCTGTGGGAGAACTGTTCCTAtcaaaggcagcaggaaggtTTCAGGGGGAGTTTACATTTCTAGGGTTCAACTGTGAGGGCATGTGTGGCACAGTGGCTGGCACAGTCCATTTCCTGTTCCAGGTTCTATCTAGTCAAGTGTGTCAAAGCCAGGTTGCTGAGGTGGCTTTGGCAAAACATCTTTGGAGACATAGGCCTGACCTGGGGTCCTCTGGGACAAACTGGGTCTGTATCATCTGTCTAGGGAGGCTGACTGACTGATTTGCAACGTCCACACAGTGTAGAGTAATTTGGATGTGGCCTGTTTGATGCAGGAAAGGCTCTGATCCTCCAACAGTCCCACTGTGGTCATGGCTGAGAGGGCATGAGGGTGAAGGAGTCTTTATTCTTCTCTTAATGGTGCTTTTTGGGACACCAAACAGTCCTTGGTGAGCCTTGTGGGAAAGCTGACCTTGAAAAACCAGAGTTGCTTTTCTCTGACCAATTGGATTGTGACTCTGACATGTTTTTATCAGCACTGGATGAAGGTAGAACAGcaaaaggcaggagcagggtgaCAGGATTAGGGTCCTGTGCAACCTTGGGATGAGTTTGTCCTTGGGACTTGGTGATTCCTGTGTGGAGTAGCAAAGATAGTGGTCAGGGACACTTGAAGTCCACAGGTCACTCCTGTCCAAGGTGTAGCAAAGGCTGGGTTACTGTGACCCCCACTAGATGAGTCTCTTCTGTGCTTGCCTGGGGGGGGAATTTTGGATATGGAGCCACCGAGGAGGTATAAATCCATGCTGAAGCCAAGGAATCCATGGGATCTATTCCAGCCATGGATTTGTCTCAGTGAACCCAAGGGCAGGCAAATGTATTGTGATTGCTGGTTCTGAGCAGGCAGAGTGTAGGGTTAGAGATATGGTTTGTGAGGACAAGCACTGATTTCTGCACTTGATCTGTGGTTTAGCTCTTGAGgtgtgtctgtgttttgtgTACATGCCTGTGCACGTGATTTATTATCCAGAAAGGCTTTGCCTTTGGATTTTCTATCTGCAGAGCCTCCTAGCTGGGTTAAGATTCACCTGAAGGaaacagtgctgtgctgctggaggagcaagGTGGGCCAGAGAGAGGATCTATAAATAGGTGACAGAAAACAGATCTATTAATAGATGCTTTGCTGGTCCTGTGTTTTGTGGATAAATTTGGAACTCATGGCCCTGTAGACAAATTAAATATAGAGGAGGAGGGAAGTAAGTTGGGAGTATAGGAGAAGAAATCATAGGAAAGCCTTCAGGAGGTCATCTACTCCAACCTTTCTCATCAGTCTGGCCTCCTGATTCACATCCAATCCATTTTAGAAGTTAATTACTTCATTTCTTCTGGTGTTTTTGATAGTATGGCCATGCTGACCTAACAGTAAATCTGTCTCAGGGGAGTGGCAAGTGGGAATGGTCCCACTTACACCTCATTATACCCCTTCCCATGCACATGTCACCACGGAGGGAGCTGGTGCCGGGAGACAGAGCATCAGGAAACCAATCCTACTGAAAAAATGTCAGTAATTTGGGCTGGTTTTAACTTTGAGCCAGCTCACTTGGACaacactgctgcctgcagggaagggctggagtgGAGGCCAGCAGCAGTCCCTCCTTGCATGGCAGCTGGCTGCTCAGTTAGCCCAGCTGCACTGATGGGCTGTTCCCTCCATGGCCCCTCTGGCTTTGTTTGTGGGTCTCCACCCAGTTTGGGGAAGGGCttcctgtgggagcagagatTTTTCTCACAGCCTTTTGGGGTAGGTAGGGCAGAATAAGGCACTGAGTGTAGAACTGGCTGGATGGTATCAGGAAGAGGTGTAAATCAGGCTGGTCCAGAGCTCATTTCTGGGATAAAAAGGAGAGGGATTAGGCATGGCTGCTAATAACAAACCTGCTCTGCTGCTACCTGGAGTTACACTGGTACCAAAGGAAGGGATCACCCAGATGTCTCCTTCTCTAAGGGTTTAAGATGACATGTCCTGCCCGTGTCAAAGGAGGGTGACTACAGTAATGCTGTCTGGTTCAGGGACATGGAGATGTGCCCACATGGCTCTTTTCCAAGGTGTTTTTGGTCATATGCCTTCTCCCTGGTCGAGCAGAAGTGACACTTCTCCTGTGGAGCAGTTGTGTGACAGTGGAGGTGTCGTTGCACACTCTCCTGTTTCCCCTCAGGTGACGCCGCTCCCATCCCCACGTGGCCCTGCATTCCCACCTGGAGCTGACCTCCTGGTTACTATGATGGGTGGATGGGGCAGGGACCTGCCTTACGgatctgtgctgctgtgaggATGCGCCCTTGTGTCACAAGGGGCTCGCCAACACTGGAGCTTCCTTCATCCCtgtctccatcctcctcctccccctccagtcagctcatttctttccttcatccCTGTGCCTTGTACACCTGGCTGCCTACCTGGGCAGGCTCCACATGCTGTGCAGTCTGCCGGGCCTCAACTGGGAAGTGGCTGTGGATGCCCTCTGGAAGCCCTGCCGTTGATCCAGAGGAAACCAGAGCTGGATCCAGAGAGAGCAAAAGTGTCACTGTGATAAATAGTCAgttgtctgggagctgctcaggCCTTTTCCTTGGCTCAGTGCTTGGAGCATGTCTCCTTCCATTCTGGTATTCCTCAGGAGGCAAGGTCGGAAAGGATGTACccatggccaggttttggtgAAGAGCTGACCACCAAAGGTTGAGCACACCTGAGATGCCGAAGGGACCACGGTTCTAATCCTCTCTCCCAGGAGTCTCTTGTCCTGAGACAGTATTCTTGCAGATCTTGCAACCAGGACAACTCCCAAAAATTCATCCCAATGTGCCTTatgctgtttctctttcaagATTCATCCTGAAGGAACCTGAGGATCAGGGGCAGCCCCTTTGCTGTCTGCTGGTCCATGGTTGCTCTTAACAGCTATTTCCCACTGACAGGATTTCCTCACTGTATGGAGCAAGAGGGGAGGATGGAGGCAGGTGCCTTAAATTTGTATTTATGCCTAATAATTTGTGTAACGAGGCAAGGACAGGTTCCTCGTGTGCCTTGCAATTTACAACTTTTACTgacaagattatttttaagcactgtTTGTTACTAAACAGAAGTACaaaaaagtttgtattttttttttcctctgggaaacAAGGAAGGGTACGAGTGTTCCATATTAACCATTCCCTTCCCAACTCCCATCTGCTGACTTTGTATTGTTGAAAACATTGACAATATTTTAAGCTTTGTACTGTACtgatctttatttaaaaaccttagtgaaaaaaaaaatctgtgaaagcaaaacaatttgTGTGGTGTGAAATTCCCAAATGCACAACTACAGAAGGTTATGAGTCATTAGGAAGAAAAGGTGATAATAATTATGGAGAGGATATATTAGAGTggataataattataataatgaaCAATAGGGAGTGGTTTCATCTGTGCATCACAAAGCACTTTCCAGGTTTCACGATAACTATTGGATTTCATTACCTTTCCACAAGGGAAGTGCAGAATGGCTGCCCTGACACTGATTAGAGGGATTTAAGTTCCATCACCCAAAGCCATGGAATGGTTcagtttggaagagacctctgggGGTCACCTGGCTCTGCTCAAGCGGGGCCACCCAGAGCTGGCTGCCCAGGTCCATGTCCAGATGGATTTTGAAgatctccaaggatggagacaccatcacctctctgggcaacttgtgccagtgcttgGCCACCCTCAGAGGAACCTCCTGACctcctgttccagtgtgtgcCCATGGCGTTTGGTCCTGGGCACTGGCACCTGAcacagagcctggctccatcttctctgCACCCTCCAGAGCTTCAGGGATTTATATACATTGATAAGATCCTTTAAATATTCCCTGACCTGATGGTCTTCCACCGAGGTACGTATTCCTTGATCCAGCCTTTTCCACTGGTCTCAAGGACCTGGGATTCCTGAAGGCTAGTTAGTAAATACTGAGGTGAAGAAggcttttctgtgttctgtgtaACCAGCGCCCACATCTTGCTGAGTAATGGGCCCACGTTTTCCCTAATCTCCCTTTTGTCACCCATGCACCTATAGAAACCTTTCTGGTTGTCTTTGACATCCCTGGACAGATTCCAGTTGGGCTTTGCCTTTCTTCATCTCTGCTCTCTCAGATTCCTTCCTGTCCATGTCCTTGTTTTCACCTTCTCTGTGCCGCTTCTGTGTTTGAGTTTTCCCTGTTTGTCCATGCAGGCCTGATGGCATTTTTGCCCAGCTTCCTGCTCGTTGGAATGGTCTGCTCCTGAGCTTGGAGGAGGTGACTCCTCCTCAAGCCTTATCCCAGGGGACTCTACCAATCAGGTGGAGATCTCAGCAGAAACCAAATTCTTCTCCTGAAGTCCAGAGCTGTGAATTTGCTTTTtaccctcctccctcccctcaggATCCTGAACTCCACCATCTCATGGTTACTGCAGCCAAGGCTGTCTTCATCCAGGCAAAACTCCATGCACTCCAGCTGTTGTCTCACTAAAGGGCAGCTCCCCCTCCTCACCTTCTTGGCCTGCCCTTAAAAAGACTGTCTGTCTCCCTCCATTGCAACACTCAGGTCATGGGAGCCATTCCACCACATCTTCCTATGATCCCGAGATTGCAGCCCTGCAGATGCACACATGGCTCTG contains these protein-coding regions:
- the PAQR8 gene encoding membrane progestin receptor beta, whose translation is MTAILERISTLSLSGQHLSRLPRLLEDGLPKMPCTVKECEVPQLFREPYIHSGYRPTGQDWRYYFLSLFQKHNEVVNVWTHLLAALAVLLRFKTFVEAEQLPVDAWSLPLLIFVLSSVTYLTCSLLAHLLQSKSELYHYTFYFVDYVGVSIYQYGSALAHFYYSSDQAWYDKFWLFFLPAAAFCGWLSCAGCCYAKYRYRRPYPIMRKMCQVIPAGLAFILDISPVAHRVVVCHLGGCEEDAAWYHTYQILFFLISAYFFSCPVPEKYFPGSCDIVGHAHQIFHTFLAICTLSQLEAILLDYKNRQEIFLKRHGPLTVYLSCISFFGLVACSAITAYVLRRRIKASLATKDS